The Polypterus senegalus isolate Bchr_013 chromosome 1, ASM1683550v1, whole genome shotgun sequence genome includes a window with the following:
- the hmx3a gene encoding homeobox protein HMX3: protein MPETAQENATQPKESPFSIKNLLNCDSKPSKPKNPFTPTKAALEGAGFALSQVGDLSFPRFEIPTQRFSLPAHYLERAPAWWYPYTLASAGHIPRNEVSEKASIRDLSPSSGTDRDSPDPGLKSDLDTKEDDSNKSTEEIVLEESDSEEPLKEDSNPEDLKKREESPDKKPCRKKKTRTVFSRSQVFQLESTFDMKRYLSSSERAGLAASLHLTETQVKIWFQNRRNKWKRQLAAELEAANLSHAAAQRIVRVPILYHENSATETGNSTGTAPVSQPLLTFPHPVYYSHPIVTSVPLLRPV, encoded by the exons ATGCCCGAGACAGCGCAAGAGAACGCCACTCAACCCAAAGAATCCCCCTTTTCCATCAAAAACCTTCTGAACTGTGACAGCAAGCCTTCCAAGCCAAAAAACCCCTTCACCCCGACGAAAGCGGCCTTGGAAGGAGCCGGTTTCGCTCTGTCTCAAGTTGGGGATTTGAGCTTTCCTCGATTTGAGATACCAACTCAGAGGTTTTCACTTCCTGCGCACTATTTAGAAAGGGCGCCCGCCTGGTGGTACCCCTACACCCTGGCATCGGCTGGTCACATCCCCCGGAATGAAG tttcTGAAAAGGCCAGTATTCGAGACCTGTCTCCGAGCTCAGGCACCGATAGAGATTCGCCAGATCCCGGACTCAAATCCGATCTGGACACCAAAGAGGACGACTCAAATAAGAGCACTGAGGAAATCGTCCTAGAGGAAAGCGATTCCGAAGAACCCCTGAAAGAAGATTCCAACCCTGAAGATCTCAAGAAAAGGGAAGAAAGTCCTGACAAAAAGCCATGTAGGAAGAAGAAAACGCGGACGGTGTTTTCTCGCAGCCAGGTGTTTCAGCTGGAGTCGACCTTTGACATGAAGCGGTATCTGAGCAGCTCGGAGAGGGCCGGACTCGCCGCCTCGCTGCACTTGACAGAGACACAGGTCAAAATCTGGTTTCAGAACAGGCGCAACAAGTGGAAACGGCAGCTGGCGGCCGAGCTGGAAGCGGCCAACTTGAGCCACGCAGCTGCGCAGCGGATAGTAAGGGTGCCAATCCTGTACCATGAGAACTCGGCAACAGAAACTGGCAATTCCACGGGCACCGCCCCCGTGAGTCAACCGCTGCTAACCTTCCCGCATCCCGTTTACTACTCGCACCCAATTGTCACGTCGGTGCCGCTACTAAGACCCGTCTGA
- the hmx2 gene encoding homeobox protein HMX2 isoform X1, with protein sequence MLSSWQQTEERMSNKDEGSSKCSSVPISNFTIQSILGGTTEGGRSGSREISRGEVQRKRTLSVSSEEECSTGEETCFKERGYVCSEPGHSDTCSSPQQQPINFACIGATKGLTVRQDGLERKHIPPQLIQDYKEEKDRSCSQISPILEDRPRDANDKQSSSAKKKTRTVFSRSQVYQLESTFDMKRYLSSSERACLASSLQLTETQVKTWFQNRRNKWKRQLSAELEAANMAHASAQTLVGMPLVFRDNSLLRVPVPRSIAFPTPLYYPGSNLPALPLYNLYNKIDY encoded by the exons ATGCTGTCATCTTGGCAACAAACTGAAGAAAG AATGAGTAACAAAGACGAGGGCAGTAGCAAGTGTTCATCAGTCCCTATCTCCAATTTTACGATCCAGTCAATTCTCGGCGGTACTACTGAAGGTGGTCGATCAGGGAGCAGAGAGATTTCCAggggagaggtgcaaaggaagaGGACTCTGTCGGTGTCCTCCGAAGAAGAATGCAGCACGGGAGAGGAAACGTGCTTCAAAGAGCGCGGCTATGTATGTTCGGAACCTGGACACAGCGACACATGCAGCTCCCCACAGCAGCAGCCCATAAACTTCGCTTGTATCG GTGCCACCAAAGGATTAACAGTTCGACAAGACGGACTGGAAAGAAAGCACATTCCGCCACAGCTGATACAGGATTataaagaggagaaggacagatcTTGTAGTCAAATATCGCCGATTTTAGAGGACAGACCAAGAGATGCAAACGACAAACAAAGCAGTTCTGCCAAGAAGAAAACACGCACTGTTTTCTCCCGGAGTCAGGTGTATCAACTCGAGTCCACATTTGACATGAAGCGCTATCTTAGCAGCTCAGAGAGGGCCTGCTTGGCCTCAAGTCTACAGTTAACAGAGACTCAAGTCAAAACGTGGTTTCAGAATCGCAGAAACAAATGGAAGAGACAGCTCTCTGCTGAACTAGAAGCAGCTAACATGGCTCACGCTTCGGCTCAGACTTTAGTGGGGATGCCACTCGTTTTCAGAGACAATTCATTATTGAGAGTTCCAGTTCCCAGGTCTATTGCGTTTCCTACCCCACTGTATTATCCGGGCAGTAATCTCCCAGCACTGCCTCTATACAATCTCTACAATAAAATTGACTACtga
- the hmx2 gene encoding homeobox protein HMX2 isoform X2, giving the protein MSNKDEGSSKCSSVPISNFTIQSILGGTTEGGRSGSREISRGEVQRKRTLSVSSEEECSTGEETCFKERGYVCSEPGHSDTCSSPQQQPINFACIGATKGLTVRQDGLERKHIPPQLIQDYKEEKDRSCSQISPILEDRPRDANDKQSSSAKKKTRTVFSRSQVYQLESTFDMKRYLSSSERACLASSLQLTETQVKTWFQNRRNKWKRQLSAELEAANMAHASAQTLVGMPLVFRDNSLLRVPVPRSIAFPTPLYYPGSNLPALPLYNLYNKIDY; this is encoded by the exons ATGAGTAACAAAGACGAGGGCAGTAGCAAGTGTTCATCAGTCCCTATCTCCAATTTTACGATCCAGTCAATTCTCGGCGGTACTACTGAAGGTGGTCGATCAGGGAGCAGAGAGATTTCCAggggagaggtgcaaaggaagaGGACTCTGTCGGTGTCCTCCGAAGAAGAATGCAGCACGGGAGAGGAAACGTGCTTCAAAGAGCGCGGCTATGTATGTTCGGAACCTGGACACAGCGACACATGCAGCTCCCCACAGCAGCAGCCCATAAACTTCGCTTGTATCG GTGCCACCAAAGGATTAACAGTTCGACAAGACGGACTGGAAAGAAAGCACATTCCGCCACAGCTGATACAGGATTataaagaggagaaggacagatcTTGTAGTCAAATATCGCCGATTTTAGAGGACAGACCAAGAGATGCAAACGACAAACAAAGCAGTTCTGCCAAGAAGAAAACACGCACTGTTTTCTCCCGGAGTCAGGTGTATCAACTCGAGTCCACATTTGACATGAAGCGCTATCTTAGCAGCTCAGAGAGGGCCTGCTTGGCCTCAAGTCTACAGTTAACAGAGACTCAAGTCAAAACGTGGTTTCAGAATCGCAGAAACAAATGGAAGAGACAGCTCTCTGCTGAACTAGAAGCAGCTAACATGGCTCACGCTTCGGCTCAGACTTTAGTGGGGATGCCACTCGTTTTCAGAGACAATTCATTATTGAGAGTTCCAGTTCCCAGGTCTATTGCGTTTCCTACCCCACTGTATTATCCGGGCAGTAATCTCCCAGCACTGCCTCTATACAATCTCTACAATAAAATTGACTACtga